In Thermococcus sp. 21S7, the genomic window AGCTCGAATGTTCTTCTCAGGTACTTTCCAATCTCCGACAGCTTCTCTGACTCGGCCAGTAAGCCATTTCTCACACTAACCCCTCCTGTTTTATTGACGGAATCAAGGGTGACAGAACTATTCGAGTCTAACGAAGTCCCAGAAGAGTCAATGATGGCGGTAGCTCACCAGAAGAGCCGGTACGCTAAGGTACCTCTCGTTTGGCTCCTTGAAACACGTTCCAACCGTCGCCGTTTTCCGGAACATCTTCTTTCCCTCCGTTGGTGCCCACCATAGGCTGAGGGTGTTTAAAATATTATCCCCCAACTTGTTGTCATTCAGCCGACTTTTTGCTGAATATATGTCATTATGTCCGCAACGCGATGAGGTGCTCATTTTCACTTGAAATGTTTGACTTGATATACCCAAAAGATTAATAGCCTTTCCCGGCTATAATGTAGCGGTGATTCTTGATGGAGATAACAGATAAGGAAGTTTTTGAGATTGCCATAAACGCGGAGATACGGGCCAAGGAGGCCTACGAGAAGCTGGCTTCGCTCGTCAAGAGCGACATCATACGTGATGAACTCATCTTTCTGGCTGGAGAGGAGAACAAACACCGGGAAATAATAGCCATGATGGCCGAGAAGTTTGAAGGCGACAGGGCTGAGGCAAAGAAGATTGATATCGACATCATGGGCGAGTTCAATGTTATCGCCGAGAAGATGGGCGAGGTCATCAAGAAGCCGGACGTAAACATCGACGAGATATATGAGATAGCCATGAAGGCCGAACTCGTCAGTGAAAGGCTCTACAATGAACTCGCCGGCTACGCCGCCACCGAGAAGACGCGGCTCATACTCCAGATGCTCGCCGACATGGAGCGCAACCACTACAACATCCTCCGCAAGCAGTACGAGTACATAACCCGCTATCCTGACATATACAAGGAAGAGTTCTACGACCAGCTGATGAAGGACATCAACTTCAACTTCTGACACGTTTTTACTTTTTCACGTGTTTGGACTTTCCCAGACTTAAGTGTCCTTTCCTGCTTTCTTTTCATTGTTTAATGCTAACTTTGGAACGCCGAAAGGTTAATAAATAACGTTAATGTAACATTGAGTGCAAAACCCTGTTTGAGGGGGGGCGATGCCAAGAAAGGTGTCGGTCCTATTCCTGATGGGAGTTTTGTTCTTTGCAGGAGTAGCCGTGGCACTGGACGGCAACGAGCCGGAAGCAATAACCCGGGATCCCCTTGTCCACGACGAGAACACCTACGCACCCACCGATGATGGAAGCCTCTACTGCTGGATAAGCGGGTACGCGAGCCAGAGCCAGCCCGGTTACCTCTACAACATCTACGGAGACGCTGGTTCGACTGGAGTTTGTGAGCTATGGAGTACGAAGTTCCGCCCGTCCACCGCAACCCCGCCGGCCGGATACGCTTGGGACTCTGCCCAGATAGCCGCCACCGGCTGGTGCCCCTTCTGGCCCAAGACCATCTACGCCGAGATAACTTGGGTTTCGGGAACTACCTACACAAGTACAACTGAAGAAAGTTGAGTGAATCGTAATCGGAGGGAATCACATGAAGAGGATTTCCAGGTTTTTTGTTCTCTTCTTTTTCGTTCTTTTGATCCTAAGCCCGCTCGTCTCGGCAACGCCCTACTGGTTCAAGGAGGGGATATACGCCAAGTATGTCGCCAGAGGTTGGCTCTCAATCGACCTGAACACCTCCATGGGGAACGTCTCCTATTACTGCCCCCGAGTGGAGTTCACGTGGCGTGTCCTCAGGGTTTCCGGCGATAAAGCCCAGGTGTCTCTTTTGCTCAGGGGGGTCAACTGCACCCGGGAGGCGTATTCCACCCTCAGCCTGGATGAAGCGAGAACCCTTCTCCTGAAATACCAGAAGCGCTACAACTTCACGGGCGGGGGCTGCCTTGATGTCTCCATCACAGGGGGCGACGTTACCGTGTGCGAGAACAGCTACTCTGAACGGACGGCACAGCGGGCCGTTAACCTGAT contains:
- a CDS encoding ferritin family protein, with amino-acid sequence MEITDKEVFEIAINAEIRAKEAYEKLASLVKSDIIRDELIFLAGEENKHREIIAMMAEKFEGDRAEAKKIDIDIMGEFNVIAEKMGEVIKKPDVNIDEIYEIAMKAELVSERLYNELAGYAATEKTRLILQMLADMERNHYNILRKQYEYITRYPDIYKEEFYDQLMKDINFNF